GCAGGACTCAATCGTTCCGGGGGAAAGCCTTTTGGAGCCGTGATTCCCAGGTTTCGGGGGGGAGGCTCTTCCAGTCGATGCGGGAGTATTTTTCTCGGCTGAGGATCTCGATTTCATGGCGCTCGATGTCATCGTATTCCGACGGAAGCAGCTCCAGATCGAATGTCGAGGCAATGGTGCGAGCGATGTGTGCCGGCAGATCAGCCACGGAGGCCGGTGACATGAAATCGGTCAGAACCGAAATGAGTGGCTGACGAGCGTCGTCCTCTCGAGCCCGGACCGCCGGCGTGAGAACCGCCGAAGGCAGATCACGTCGAGTGATCGGAAGGGAACCGTGGACGACGAGAACTTCTCCCATGACGCTCCCGGCAGCCCCGATCAGTTTCTTTCCCCCGGCGTATACCGAGTGACCGGCCGCCGCGGCGTAGCAGTGAATGCGATCCGAGCGGCCCGGCTTCACTTCATGGTCTTCCGAAAACCGCGCAGGAACTCCGGCGGCCGCGAGAGCATCGACGAGGGGCCGCATCACGGCCTGAAAACACGTCAGGAAATCGCCTCTCCCGGCGGCGCCGTTCCGAAGCAGGGAAAAGGGCATTCCGATCGAAAACGTGATCTCGTCGGCGTGAAACACCATCTTGCCGCCCGATTTGCGCCGCACCACGCCGATCCCGGCGGCTTCGGCGGCGTGCAGATCGACAAGGCGCTCGACGGGCTGAAAATATCCGAACGACATCGAAGGCGGATTCCACCGATAGAACCTGGCGAACGGCCCGCCGCCGCGCAGCTGCAGCGATCGCGCCAGCGCCTCGTCGGCCGCCATGTTCGTTTCCGGCGCCCCGGCTTCGTCGATGATGACCCTGAGTATTCCGGTATCCACTATAGCACCATAGCACCGTGACCAGAGATCAGCAAACAAACCGTCGTTCATGCTCCAACGAATTACCAGATGAAATTTTTTCACTTTTTTTCGGTATGCCAAAGCCTGTATTTCTCCGAATGACTTCGCAGGTGTTTGCGAGTGTTTGGCGATGTCTGAATTTGTCGGGGGTGAGGGGTATCAACAAAACGTCGCATCGGGGCGATAAGGGTTGTGGTTTTGTTTGCCTCCTTATTATTTCGGGCCGGGGATACATCCCCGGTCTTCTTTTTTGCGTCGATTGCCTCGTGCCGGCGGGGCGAGTATGATGTCACCGCATCGCATCAACGACGGAGACAACGCATGAGCAT
This genomic stretch from Candidatus Ozemobacteraceae bacterium harbors:
- a CDS encoding biotin/lipoate A/B protein ligase family protein, translated to MDTGILRVIIDEAGAPETNMAADEALARSLQLRGGGPFARFYRWNPPSMSFGYFQPVERLVDLHAAEAAGIGVVRRKSGGKMVFHADEITFSIGMPFSLLRNGAAGRGDFLTCFQAVMRPLVDALAAAGVPARFSEDHEVKPGRSDRIHCYAAAAGHSVYAGGKKLIGAAGSVMGEVLVVHGSLPITRRDLPSAVLTPAVRAREDDARQPLISVLTDFMSPASVADLPAHIARTIASTFDLELLPSEYDDIERHEIEILSREKYSRIDWKSLPPETWESRLQKAFPRND